The Reichenbachiella carrageenanivorans region AACAGGCCAAAGCTACAGGGATACTAACGGGTAATTCTACCTGAGCCACTTTGGCCATCGAACATGTAAAAATGACTCCTCCTACCACCACATCGAGCGATAGCCAGCGTATTACAGATAATATGTGTTTGAGAAAAGTCACAATTCAATCTAAAACAAAAAAGGCTGAACTTAATAAAGCTCAGCCTTTCGATCGTATTTTATATTCCATTATCCATCACTGGCCAATGCTTCTGCACCACCCACGATTTCAAGAATTTCTTTAGTAATTGCTGCCTGACGAGTCCTGTTATAGGCCAGTTTCAAGGCTTTCAACATTTCACCTGCATTATCAGTAGCTTGATCCATCGCAGTCATACGTGCACCATGCTCAGAAGCGTTAGATTCTAAAGCGGCTTTATAAAACTGCACCTTCAATGATTTCGGAACTAACTCCTCCAACATGAATTCTTTTGATGGCTGATAAATATACTCTTGAGTAGTAAATGAAAATGTAGTAGTCTCTTCTTCTGGCTGCTCCAAAGTCGCCACTGGCAAAAATTGCTCTACCTGCAACACTTGAGTTGCTACGTTTTTGAACTCATTATATACCAATTCAACTCTGTCGTATTTTCCGTCTACAAACGACTTCATCACCTCTTCGGCTGTGCCTTTTGCCTCTTCAAAGGAAAGGTTTGAAAACAAGCCGTAATATTTGTCGATCACTTGATAATCTCTCTTAGAGAAATACTCAAACGATTTTTTACCTAAAGGCAAAATATGCAAGCCACCATCCTGCTCAACATCGGCATACTTTTCTTTGATCAAAGCCACTGTTGCTTTAAACACGTTATTGTTGAACGCGCCACAAAGTCCTCTGTCCGAAGAGATGACCACAAGAAGTACATTGTTTACTTCTCGTTCTTGACCGTAGATGTTTTCAGCATTATCGTCCATTCCCGCAGACACATTCTGCAATAGCCCAGTGAGCTTTTGCGAATAGGGTCTCATCTGAGTAATCTTGTCTTGCGCTCTTTTCAACTTGGCCGCCGCTACCATTTTCATGGCGCTAGTGATCTGTTGTGTAGAGGTGACAGACGATATTCTGTTTTTTACTTCTTTTAAATTAGCCATTGCAGCTTATTAGTTTTCAAATCTTGTAGCTACTTCTTTCGCTACTTCGCCCAATTTAGTAGTTGTATCATCGTCAAACTTGCCAGCGCCTAATGCAGACAAAATATCGGCATGCTGCGTTCTCAGTACGGTCACAAACTCTGACTGGTAAGCTCTCGCTTTATCCACAGGAACTTTATCCATAAACCCTTTAGTAGAAGCATAAATAGTAGCTACCTGCTCACCTACCGGAATAGGAGAGTACTGGGCTTGCTTCAATATTTCTTGGTTTTTCTGCCCTCTTGAGATAACAAGTCTTGTTGCATTGTCAAGATCAGAACCAAACTTAGCGAAAGCTTCAAGTTCTCTAAATTGTGCTTGATCCAATTTCAAAGTACCTGCTACCTTCTTCATTGACTTGATCTGAGCAGAACCTCCTACCCTAGACACAGAGATACCTACGTTAATCGCAGGTCTGATACCTGAGTTGAACAAGTTAGTTTCCAAGAAGATCTGACCGTCCGTAATAGAAATCACGTTAGTCGGGATATAGGCAGAAACGTCTCCCGCTTGAGTTTCGATAATTGGAAGTGCTGTCAACGACCCACCACCTTTTACTTTACCTTTCAATGACTCAGGCAAGTCATTCATATCTTGTGCTATCTCATCATTTTCGTTGACTTTAGCCGCTCTTTCTAGCAATCTTGAGTGAAGGTAGAATACATCACCAGGGTATGCTTCACGTCCTGGAGGTCTTCTCAATAGAAGAGACACTTCACGGTAAGCTACAGCTTGCTTAGACAAGTCATCATAAACTACAAGCGCAGGTCTACCCGTATCTCTGAAATACTCACCCACGGCTGCACCAGTAAATGGAGCAAAGAACTGCATAGGGGCAGGGTCAGCTGCAGATGCAGATACAATCACGGTATATGCCATTGCGCCTGCTTTTTCCAAAGCGGCATAAATACCAGCTACAGTAGATGCTTTTTGTCCTACAGCAACGTAGATACAAAATACAGGCTCTCCTTTTTCGTAAAATTCTTTTTGGTTGATAATGGTATCGATCGCTACAGCTGTCTTACCTGTCTGACGGTCACCAATGATCAATTCTCTTTGTCCTCTACCAATTGGAATCATAGAGTCAATAGATGTAATACCCGTCTGTAGCGGTTCTGCTACTGGCTGTCTGTAAATTACACCTGGTGCCTTACGCTCCAATGGCATATCGAAAAGCTCGCCAGAAACTGGGCCTTTACCATCGATAGGATTACCCAAGGTATCAATTACTCTACCGCATAAGCCGTCGCCAGCTTTAATAGAAGCAATCTGTTTAGTTCTTTTAACGGTATCACCTTCTTTCACACCAGAAGATTCTCCAAGCAATACAGCTCCTACGTTGTCTTCTTCAAGGTTCAAAACCATGGCTTTCAAGCCATTTTCAAACTCCAAAAGCTCACCTGACTGTGCCTGAGTCAAGCCATAGATTCTGGCTACGCCATCACCTACTTGTAGTACTGTACCTATTTCTTCTAATTCAGCCTCTGTTCTGAAGTTCGAGAGTTGCTCTCTCAATATCGATGAAACTTCATCTGGTCTTACATCTGCCATTACTGTAGTTAATTTTAGATCTTTTAATTTCTTTATAGCGTATCACCAGCTGGTGATTACATTTTACTCACATAGCCTTTATCTACAAACTGAAATCTTAATTCTTTCAATTTGCCGCTTACGCTATCATCTATTTGTTTATCACCTATTTTTAATACGAATCCACCAATCAACTCTGGATTGGTTTTTTCTGTGAGCACCACTTCTTGATTTGTGATTTTCTTCACAATGGCGCTTATTTCTTTTCTCACCTCTTCTGATATTGGATTCACCGTAGTGATGGTGCTTTCGACTATACCTTTGAAAAGGTTATATTGTGATTTGAATGCAGCTGCCACTTCTGGCAAATACATTTCTCTATTCTTCTTCGCTAGGATATCAAAAATGGCCATCGTCATATCATTGACCTTCCCATTAAAAACTTCCTTGAGGATAGATAGCTTCTTGTAATGAGCAATGACGGGGCTTTTCAATAGCAAAACCAAATCGCTGTTATTCTTGCATACATCTGTAAATGTATACATGTCGGCATTCACTTCATCCAAGCACTTCTTTTCTACCGCTAGTTCAAGGAGCGATTTTGCGTATCTGGAGGCTATCCTAAATTCTGACATACTAGTTTACTTTTATGTCTTTTATTAAATCTTTCACTAAAGCTTCTTGTGCTTTTTTGTCAGCCAAGCTGTTTTTCAAGACTTTTTCAGCAATGTCTAACGACAAGTTGGCCACGAGATTTTTCACGTCAGCTAGAGCGGCATTTTTTTCCGTATTGATGACGGCCTTTGCCTCTTCTATCATTTTAGCTGTGATCTTAGATGTTTCTTCTTTAGCGTCCTCCTTTATTTTGGCGGCCACTACAGCGGCATCACTGATCATTTTGTCTCTTTCAATGCGAGCCTCTTGAAGCAAGTATTCGTTGTCTTGCTTAAGCTCTTCTATTTTCTTTTTAGCATTTTCTGCAGCGTCCAAAGAATCCTGAATAAAAGACTCTCTTGTTCTCAACGCATCAGTGATTGGCTTCCATACAAATCCAGCCAAGATGCCAAATACTGCTAGGAATACTACTGTCTGCCAAAAAATAAGACCTATACCTGGGGTAACTAGTTCCACTTTATATTTTTTTAAATAATTAAAAAAGAAGACCTGGCCCTGATGCCTAATGCAAACAGAGCCGGGTCAAGAAATAAATTAATTAGTTCCGATGGACATAAATCCAATTACGGCAGCAAACAAGGCAACACCTTCAATCAAGGCTGCTGCGATAATCATTGCTGTCTGGATTTTTCCAGCTGCTTCAGGTTGTCTAGCGATACTTTCAGTTGCTGATTTACCGATCA contains the following coding sequences:
- the atpA gene encoding F0F1 ATP synthase subunit alpha, with the protein product MADVRPDEVSSILREQLSNFRTEAELEEIGTVLQVGDGVARIYGLTQAQSGELLEFENGLKAMVLNLEEDNVGAVLLGESSGVKEGDTVKRTKQIASIKAGDGLCGRVIDTLGNPIDGKGPVSGELFDMPLERKAPGVIYRQPVAEPLQTGITSIDSMIPIGRGQRELIIGDRQTGKTAVAIDTIINQKEFYEKGEPVFCIYVAVGQKASTVAGIYAALEKAGAMAYTVIVSASAADPAPMQFFAPFTGAAVGEYFRDTGRPALVVYDDLSKQAVAYREVSLLLRRPPGREAYPGDVFYLHSRLLERAAKVNENDEIAQDMNDLPESLKGKVKGGGSLTALPIIETQAGDVSAYIPTNVISITDGQIFLETNLFNSGIRPAINVGISVSRVGGSAQIKSMKKVAGTLKLDQAQFRELEAFAKFGSDLDNATRLVISRGQKNQEILKQAQYSPIPVGEQVATIYASTKGFMDKVPVDKARAYQSEFVTVLRTQHADILSALGAGKFDDDTTTKLGEVAKEVATRFEN
- the atpF gene encoding F0F1 ATP synthase subunit B, coding for MELVTPGIGLIFWQTVVFLAVFGILAGFVWKPITDALRTRESFIQDSLDAAENAKKKIEELKQDNEYLLQEARIERDKMISDAAVVAAKIKEDAKEETSKITAKMIEEAKAVINTEKNAALADVKNLVANLSLDIAEKVLKNSLADKKAQEALVKDLIKDIKVN
- the atpH gene encoding ATP synthase F1 subunit delta, which produces MSEFRIASRYAKSLLELAVEKKCLDEVNADMYTFTDVCKNNSDLVLLLKSPVIAHYKKLSILKEVFNGKVNDMTMAIFDILAKKNREMYLPEVAAAFKSQYNLFKGIVESTITTVNPISEEVRKEISAIVKKITNQEVVLTEKTNPELIGGFVLKIGDKQIDDSVSGKLKELRFQFVDKGYVSKM
- the atpE gene encoding ATP synthase F0 subunit C, with the translated sequence MGAIGAGLAVLGAGLGIGMIGKSATESIARQPEAAGKIQTAMIIAAALIEGVALFAAVIGFMSIGTN
- the atpG gene encoding ATP synthase F1 subunit gamma encodes the protein MANLKEVKNRISSVTSTQQITSAMKMVAAAKLKRAQDKITQMRPYSQKLTGLLQNVSAGMDDNAENIYGQEREVNNVLLVVISSDRGLCGAFNNNVFKATVALIKEKYADVEQDGGLHILPLGKKSFEYFSKRDYQVIDKYYGLFSNLSFEEAKGTAEEVMKSFVDGKYDRVELVYNEFKNVATQVLQVEQFLPVATLEQPEEETTTFSFTTQEYIYQPSKEFMLEELVPKSLKVQFYKAALESNASEHGARMTAMDQATDNAGEMLKALKLAYNRTRQAAITKEILEIVGGAEALASDG